The Trichomycterus rosablanca isolate fTriRos1 chromosome 6, fTriRos1.hap1, whole genome shotgun sequence DNA segment AAGGTTTATCAAAAAAAATCACTGTGCTCCTAAATAACTTACCTTGTGTAAAAACCTTGTGCAGGTCAACTCTTCAGGAAATACCAGCAGCTGTTTTTCTTTCCACTTTTCTTTGCAGCCAGAGTGAGTTCCACTCTTatcttccaagcagttgagaAACTTTCAACAGATTTTTACAGTTAGCGATAGCACTCTCTTCCAGTCATTCCCATCCAAATCTTCAGCTTAACTACAGCACTGCCAGCCTCAAAACCTCAGCGGACTCACATTATTGTGTAGTGACTCAGAGGAAGAAGCTGCTTTTAGGGCTCCTCCCTTTTACTGGCCTATACAGATGTGGGACCGGTCTCACTTTGATCTTGTTTATGATTGCTTCTGGATGTATATATGAAGGTTTGTATACTTCTCATGGACATCATAAACAATGAAAGGCATGGCACATTATCATTTGAGAATTTAGTAAAACAAATGATAGgtagtattatttatatatagtaaaTTGCTAATACCAAGTGTAGATACTTCCACAACTGTATACTAGATAACACAGTTAGACTCCTACTAAATCAGCCTAACAAGCTCTCATGTTCTTGtgctatatatataattataagcaGGCCATGTTGACCTTAATTTTGAATCAAGATGGTAAAAGAATGAAAACTTGGTGCCTGGCACTGTTTCACAGAGatgttaaaatgtatatatatatacagtatatacacagtatatatactgtatatatacgtatatattaaGATCAGGGTGGTGACTCACTAAAAAACTTCACGTGCCCTTTTGAACTTGATGTACAATTGGAATAAGGGAAGTCAAATGAAGAAATGTGGTAATAAGGTATTTCTTCCTCTCTGTattgcaaaacacacacacacacacacacacacacacacacacacacacacacacacacacacattctctcattTAAACtctaattttttttcttcttttttaccaTTTAAGCAGTTTCCCCTTATTTGTTGGGAGAACGTTCCAAGACCAAGCAAATGCCTGATCCTTTTTCCCCTATGCATGCAGACATACCCGTGATAAAGATTAATTTATGTTAGGCACAAAAAATGATTAACATAAATGtagataataaaaatatatataactaCACACTCTTATTGTGAGGGGaaagtttaaatacttttttattattaatgtcacTTAATAATATTAAGTCCATATTAATATCCATGCATTGTTCATAGCAAAACACAAGCTATGTCATTTCATGCTTTGTTAATACAAATTAAGATTATTCtgcttttataaaaataaatgcttaACATTGTTAAAAGACACATGGTTTGAAAAGTGTTATTAACaacagtgaaatatacaaacacacaaaacaaacaaataagaaATCAAGTGCTAATGCAAATACAACCTAGTCTGTAATTTTCCTTAAAGAGCCACATTCTCAATCTCCTGGACTGGTCTAAGAATAATGGATTTAGTGTAGGAGAAGTGGGTCAGGTTAACTTTAGAGTAAAGCTTTTCTTTTTCCTGAAGCAAGCAATACACAAGGTAAGTGAACTTAGCTAGTACTATTGTGCAAACGATCTCAAGCACCAATGCTGTAGTATAGAAAATCATTAAAGATTTATATGTTGATTCTCGTACTGCTTGAGAGGAGAAAAACAATTTAGAAGATACCTGAGGGTTGAAAAAATAGCACATTCAAAGGTTCTGAATGGGATGCTCCTGCTTGTAGTGTGGAGTGCTGTAGTTGTAGTTTTTGGAGTTGTTGTAGTTGGCATCACCATAGTAGAAGTTGTAAGAGCTGCAGTTGTAGTACTTGCCAGCATGCTTGTTACTTACTGGTGTTGGAGTGGATGTAATGATTAATGTAGTTGTCAGAGCCAATGTAGAAGGAAGAGTTGTTAATAGTGTTGCTGTAGTTTTCAGCAAAGTTGCAGGCTGTGTGGTTTTTAGGGTGGTTGTTTGTAGTTGTGTGGTCAGTAAAACTGTTGATAGTGTTGTTGTGAGCTTGGTTGTTGTAGTCAAAAGTGGAGTGGTGGTTGTCCTCAGGGGAGTGGTGATGGGTTACAAAGTTGTCTTCAGTGTTGTTGGCACAGGTTTAGTGGTTGTAGGTAAAAAGGTTGTGGGTGAAGATGTAGTGATGAGCACGGTTGTTGGACATATCAGTTGTTCTTTTGTTAAAGACAGGACGGCAGAGCCTTTCATATCCTCTGGATGCTCGCATGTTCCTCTTCCATCCAATCGTACAATGACAGCAGGTTACAGTCACAGTGCCATGGGTTGTTGTTCAAATACACCTTAGAAAGTTTTGGCAGAGAATCGAACAGCTCACCTGGAAGGGTTCTCAGTTTGTTGTAATTTAGTCTAAGGGTTGAAATAGACTGGAGCTGTGAAAAGTCCTCCGGCTTCAATGTTTCAATGTCATTGTTTTGAAGATTAAGCTCTGAAAGTTTCTCCAGCCCCTCAAAAAAATCACTAGACAGAGTTGAAAAGTGAGGACAGGTCTAATTTTTTCAGCTTCTTCAGTGGATGAAAAACCCCAGCAGGTAAGTATGTAAGATTATTGTGATTTAGGAACAATTCAGACAAGTTTATGGTTTCATTAAAAAGCACAGAGGGCAGAGAGGTCAGCTGATTGTGATTTAATGTTAAGTATTTGAGCGCCGAGAACCCTCCAAATAAACCAGGCGTCAATTCAGTTAACAAATTGTTGTCCAATGTAAGTttgattaatttgtttttagGTGGAAACAAGTCTGGTTGAATGTGTGTAATTCTGTTGTTTTGTAAGGCTATTTCCTTCAGATTAGGAAGATCAAAAATTCAATTTGGCATGGATGTCACCTGATTTTCATATAATCTGAAAAACTGCAGTTTCTTAAGATTAGCAAAAAGTGATGCTGAGACAGAAGTAAGGCTGTTCTTGGCTAGATGAAGGCTGATGAGATTCTCCAAATGGTCAAACATTCCTTCTTCAATCGATGAAATATTATTATCCTTCAGTTCCAGTGTTTTAAGATTCTTGTTAGAATCAAACAGCCCCTTTTCAATGTTCTGAATCCTGTTTGATGTCAGAACCAGTTTTTCAAGGTTGGGAAGATTCTTAAAAAGTCCAACAGGTAGCGATGTCACATTAGTCCCTGAAATCTCAATGTTTTTTAGATTCTCCAAACCTTCAAATGCACCTTCATCTACAGAGAACGTTGATGTATCAATAAATTCCACTGTCTCTAGTTGAGGGTTTTTGGCAAAAGCTCCTGTAGGTATGACATCAATCTGACTTTTAATGAAGTAGACTCTTTTAATTGCATCGTTTAGTATTTCAGGGATTGCTGTCACTTCTTTTCTATAAACCTCTTTATCTTTCTCTGTATTTTCATTCTCACAACACATATAAGGGAGAAGAATACAGAAGAACAGacctatcatcatcatcatcatgcctgagaaaaaaaaaaagaagaaaaattctAATTCTGCATAAACTTTGGTCACAGGTAGGTTTGCCAATTGACAATACAATTGCAGGTACTATAGTTCTTCACAAGCAATTATTaactattatattaataatagttcattaattataaaataaaaatatcctAAAACACACTTTGCAAtggatgttattattattacactttcTAAATGAATTTTTAAAGCTCATTACATTTGAACATTATCAATTAGTTAAGCTTTTATTGCCATCACATTATTGTTATGTTACACCTTTACAACAATGTACAAAAATTACAGAAGAACAGTACAACATCACTGTTGTGTCATAACATTCCCCCATATGCACAAAAACCTTACCTTGTACCTTGTACAAGTCAACTGATCAGAAAATATCAGCAGCTGTTTGTCTTAACACTTTTCTTTGCTGCCACCAATGTGTTATCTTTCAAGCAGTCGAAAAACTTTCAACAGATTTTTACAGTTAGCGATAGCACTCTCAGCAGACTCACATTATTGTGTAGTGACTCAGAGGGAGAAGCTGCTTTAGGGCTCCTCCCTTTTACTGGCCTATACAGATGTGGGACCGGTCTCACTTTGATCTTGTTTATGATTGCTTCTGGATATATATGAAGGTTTGTATACTTCTTATTAACTAAAAAAGATCAATCAGAGGAACCTGATATGCATGGCACATTATCGTTTAAGAATTTAGTAAAACAAATGATAGgtagtattatttatatatagtaaaTTGCTGGAAACAGTATACCAAGTGTAGATACTTCCACAACTGTATACTAGATAACAGTTAGACTCCTACCAAATCAGCCTAACAAGCTCTCATGTTCTTGTGGTACATATAATGATAAGCAGGCCATGTTGACCTTAATTTCGAATCAAGATGGTAAAAGAATTAAAACTTGGTGCAAAAACAGGCACTGTTCCACAGAGATGTTAAAATTAGGGGTGGTGCCTCACTAAGAAACATATGTGCCCTTTTGAACTTGGTATACAATTGGAATAAGGGAAGTGAAATGAAGAAATGTGGTAATAAGGTGTTTCTTCCTCTCTGTattgcaaaacacacacacattcacacacctaAACTCtaattctttttcttcttttttaccaTTTAAGCAGTTTCCCCGTATTTGTTGGGAGAACGTTCCAAGACCAAGCAAATGCCTGATCCTTTTTCCCctatgcatacatacatacccATGATAAAGATTAATTCATGTTTGGCACAAATAATGATTAACataaatatctaaaaaaaataagtaaataaataacaacaatattatGGTGTTACAACATTTTTGCAATCACAGCATATGACTACACTTTCAGTTCAGGGCCGTacaagataaaaataaataaattaataaataaaaatatataactaCACACTCTTATTGTAAGGGGAAAGTTTcaatactttttttattattaatgtcacTAATATCCATGCATTATTCATAGCAAAACACAAGCCATGTCATTTCATGCTTTGCAAATACAAATTAAGATTCTTCTgcttttataaaaacaaatgctTAACATTGTTAAAGGACACATGGTATGAAAAGTGTTATTAACAACAGTGAAATatacaacaaaaacacaaaacaaacaaatatgaaaagagaaatataaaaacactgtgaATGCTTATACTTACATCAGTCCCAAAGTGACAACAAGTgctaatgcaaataacagctaGGCATGGCTGTAGAGCTAAGGCTAATCTTAAAAACAAGTTtaagttcattttatttatatagcagtTTTGCAAGCAGAAGTGTTTACCAAGTggtttacaaaaacaaaaaagggtTAAAAGGTACATTAACAATTTAGAAAATATcagtaaaaacaatataaaagaaacacacttcattttaaaatgttgcCATTAGTGCTAATATCTACACCAAACTACAAATGATACAGTTGCTAATGCTAATCCTAAAGTCTAACGGCTAAATACACAAAACCTAACTATAATAGAGAGTAACTATACAATATTAGAATCAATTAGAATAAATGTCTAAGAATCTTAAGAGCTTACTAGAACACATGGAAACTGGAAACAACTCAATGCTGTGCAATTATTGATGTATCAAACTGTATGTATCAAACTGATGGAATATGGAATAAGCTTCAGGTGCTAGTACTTGCTTAAGCAGCTGAGAGCAGAACTGTGAGCAGGGAATTCTGAATTATAGATTATTACAGCTATTATATGAAAGGTTGACATATGGTAAACTATAGAGTTGAActatattataaaaacaaagaagTAAAAAGTTCACATATTTGTTCATTAGTctaaaaatgttaattaatcAACTGCTTGTTTTTCATccagttttaaatatttcaaactTCTTGTTATTCCTGCCAAAGGCAAGTGAAGGAAATTCACAGCTGCACACACTCTTTGCTTAGTGCCGTAAATGTGATGATGAATATGATATGCATTCATAAAGGGAAGTTAACGACGTACAAAAAACTGTAATGAGTAAAATAGGTCATGATTTGGGTTTTAGGATCAGGATTTGTGCATTCCAAACCTCTGACAGCTTACTTGTTTTACTATTGCTATTGCAGTGAAAATATAATATCACTTATTGGAAAATGAAACAAAGTCATTATTGGCACACGGTGTGGCACTATGTGGCAATAATGTGGCATCTACTAAAGTTATACAAATAAAGCCCAAAAAAGCAGCCCAGTGCATCCTGGAATAACCGTTGGAAGATGGCAGGAGCATTCATAAGCCCAAATGGCATCACACTATACTTACAATACCCTGAGAGGGACATGAAAGTCATTCATCAAGTTTCTTTATACTAAACTTTTCAAACTGTATCATTATGAACCTAAACACCCAAACTTAACAAAAATGTCAGGAACAAGCTGTACAATATGTGAGAAAAACAACACACCAACAAGGAAGGTGACAAATAAAGACCTTAAAAACAGCAAAGATAATGACTTAGGAGTAAAAGTATTAGTCCTAACAGCTGTCATCACACTAATGTGTGATTGTAAAAATGTGATGAATCAATATTACAAAAAttatgaaacacattaacattttaatgcattGCTTTAACAAATACAACAAATATTACATAAACAGAATTTTTTGTCagaaattataacaataattaaaactataATTAAAACTCCCCACCGAGGTACTCATGCATCAAATCCCATTGAACATGTTTGGGATTAATTGGAACATCAGTTGTGACAGAATGGGCTCAAATCTTGAATTTTTGAAATTCTGAAAAGTTATAGCTACTAAAGCTGCAATTTGGTTGACCAACTCCATATTATTGCCCAAGGTTTTGGAATGAGCCAACAGTCTTTGGTATGTCAAACAAGTTATGTTGTTTATACATGTGTACATCTGAACTGCAACATGTTGTTAATTCTAAAAAGCTGTGTACAATCATTATTTggctttttaatattaaattacatttgtgCACATGTCCCAAAACTGCACTGTTACAATCACACTAATGACTGTTTCCCTTGTATAATCCTCACAACATGTTGGCAAAGTGAGCGCATGAACATAAGGAAATAAAGTGTCACATCTGACCAGctgatattttttattgtttttaattgttgaGATGACACTATAagttgtatttgtttgttttattaaaatctgCCACTTTAATTTTGGTAGTGTTTCCCTCTAATAACCAATAGCCAGTTTAGTTGGTAACTAGAAtgctaataataacaaaatctaCATAGCTGTGTAACAAAAGCTCTTTTTCTATCTTCTGTTAACATACACaggcaattatttaaatgtggTAATAGAAAGGCATGCAATTGTTACAAAACAACAGCTAAATCACTTACTGTAGTTACTGAATTTAAAACCTTAATGTCTGGATTTGAACAAaagaaacccccccccccccacacacacacacacacctacaattCGCCCACAAATATAATCTGAACCcactaataataaaatctgtCTAATGAGAAACATACAAAGAGTAAAGAATATATTTGGTTATTTTTCCCAAATTTCAATCTTGTTAAGCATATTAATTAAGTTTCCTTAGAGAGCCACAGTCTCAATCTCCTGGACTGGTCTCAGAGTAATGGATTTAGTGTAGGAGAAGTGGGTCAGGTTAACTTTAGAGTAAAGCTTTTCTTTTTCCTGAAGCAAGCAATACACAAGGTAAGTGAACTTAGCTAGTACTATTGTGCAAACAATCTCAAGCACCAATGCTGTAGTATAGAAAATCATTAAAGATTTACATGTTGATTCTCGTACTGCTTGAGAGGAGAAGAACAATTCAGAAGATACCTGAGGGTTGGAAAAATTAGCACATTCAAAGGTTCTGAAAGGGATGCTCCTGCTTGTAGTGCGGAGTGTAGTGGTTGTAGTTTTTGGAGTTGTTGTAGTTGGCATCACCATAGTAGAAGTTGTAAGAGCTGTAGTTGTAGTACTTGCCAGCGTGCTTGTTACTGTAGTGGTGAGTACTGTGGTTGGAGTTGTAGTGGATGTAATGATTAATGTAGTTGTCAGAGCCAATGTAGAAGGAAGAGTTGTTGATGGTGTTGCTGTAGTTTTCAGCAAAGTCGTAGGCCGTGTGGTTTTTAAGGTGGTTGGGTAAAGAGTGGTTAGGGCTGTTGTTTGTAGTTGTGTGGTCGGTAAAACTGTTGATAGTGTTGTTGTGAGCTTGGTTGTTGTAGTCAAAAGTGGAGTGGTGGTTGTCATCAGGGGAGTGGTGATGGGTAACACAGTTGTTTTCAGTGTTGTTGGCACAGGTTTAGTGGTTGTAGGTAAAAAGGTTGTGGGTGAAGATGTACTGATGAGCACGGTTGTTGGACATACCATTTGTTCTTTCTTCAATGACAGGACGGCAGAGCCTTTCATATCCTCTGGATGCTCGCACGTTCCATTGGACTTGATCTTGTCTATATTCACTTCCATCCAATCGTACAATGACAGCAGGTTACAGTCACAGTGCCATGGGTTGTTGTTCAAATACACCTTAGAAAGTTTTGGCAGAGAATCGAACAGCTCACCTGGAAGGGTTCTCAGTTTGTTGTTATTTAGTCTAAGGGTTGAAATAGACTGGAGCTGTGAAAAGTCCTCCGGCTTCaatgtttcaatgtcattattttGAAGATTAAGCTCTGAAAGTTTCTCCAGCCCCTCAAAAAAATCACTAGACAGAGTTGAAAAGTGATTAGAGGACAGGTCTAATTTTTTCAGCTTCTTCAGTGGATGAAAAACCCCAGCAGGTAAGTATGTAAGATTATTGTGATTTAGGAAC contains these protein-coding regions:
- the LOC134316650 gene encoding carboxypeptidase N subunit 2-like — encoded protein: MLIGLFFCIFLPYMCCEGDDTEKNKDVYREKVTAIPEILKDGTERVYFIKSQIDVIPTGAFVKNPQLETVEFLDTSTFSVDEGAFEGLENLKNIEISGTNVTSLPVGLFKNLPNLEKLVLTSNRIQNIEKGLFDSNKNLTTLQLKDNNISSIEEGMFDHLENLISLHLAKNSLTSVSASLFANLKKLQFFRLYENQVTSMPNGIFDNLPNLKEIALQNNRITHIQPDFFPHKNKLIKLALDNNLLTELTPGLFGGFSALKYLTLNHNQLTSLPSVLFNETINLSELFLNHNNLTYLPAGVFHPLKKLKKLDLSSNHFSTLSSDFFEGLEKLSELNLQNNDIETLKPEDFSQLQSISTLRLNNNKLRTLPGELFDSLPKLSKVYLNNNPWHCDCNLLSLYDWMEVNIDKIKSNGTCEHPEDMKGSAVLSLKKEQMVCPTTVLISTSSPTTFLPTTTKPVPTTLKTTVLPITTPLMTTTTPLLTTTTKLTTTLSTVLPTTQLQTTALTTLYPTTLKTTRPTTLLKTTATPSTTLPSTLALTTTLIITSTTTPTTVLTTTVTSTLASTTTTALTTSTMVMPTTTTPKTTTTTLRTTSRSIPFRTFECANFSNPQVSSELFFSSQAVRESTCKSLMIFYTTALVLEIVCTIVLAKFTYLVYCLLQEKEKLYSKVNLTHFSYTKSITLRPVQEIETVAL